A single region of the Longimicrobium sp. genome encodes:
- a CDS encoding DUF2911 domain-containing protein — protein sequence MHRLILLVLFLLAACNSVPSGAKRKSQPAMVVQRIGAAKVTVTYNRPSARGRALFGGIVPWDSVWDPGADEATKITTTRDLLVEGHVLRRGEYSLWAVPGPAEWTVIFSRAADVYHTPYPGAYRDALRLRVRPQRGPHVETLAFWFPVATGDSAVLALHWGETIVPLRLHRR from the coding sequence ATGCACCGCCTGATCCTCCTGGTCCTCTTCCTCCTCGCCGCCTGCAACTCGGTGCCGTCGGGGGCGAAGCGGAAGAGCCAGCCCGCGATGGTGGTGCAGCGCATCGGCGCGGCGAAGGTGACGGTGACGTACAACCGGCCCTCGGCGCGCGGGCGGGCGCTCTTCGGCGGGATCGTGCCGTGGGACTCGGTGTGGGACCCCGGCGCCGACGAGGCCACGAAGATCACGACCACGCGCGACCTGCTCGTCGAGGGCCACGTGCTGCGCCGGGGCGAGTACAGCCTGTGGGCCGTCCCCGGCCCCGCCGAGTGGACGGTGATCTTCAGCCGCGCGGCGGACGTCTACCACACGCCCTACCCCGGCGCGTACCGCGACGCCCTGCGCCTGCGCGTCCGCCCCCAGCGCGGACCGCACGTGGAGACGCTCGCCTTCTGGTTCCCCGTCGCCACCGGCGACAGCGCGGTGCTGGCGCTGCACTGGGGCGAGACCATCGTCCCGCTGCGCCTCCACCGGCGCTGA
- a CDS encoding histidine kinase, whose translation MDAATLATDPTLPAAGGPAEVRAEPGRGGPLGLSWREWLLVLAFWTAVGVLESVKTYFSPSIVDEGRNWLRLLAANVPWWHVWALFTPLVFLHARLFPLTSGRLVRSALLHFACAVPIALVHIVAGTGAWWLVVGRHASEGTFRGTLEQIASGYLISDVMVYWAIVGAYTALDYRRRYRERELEAARLAVRAARLEASVTEARLSALRMELNPHFLFNTLNSVAGLVRRRENDQAVGVLATLGELLRITLGQREQEVPLELELDFLRRYLEIERVRFHDRLTVEVDVPAPLLHHPVPSLVLQPLVENAVRHGIALQPGPGRLAIRAARRGGELVLEVSDTGPGPGAVVRGGGVGLKNTRERLTRLYGERAALRLEAAPGGGTRAVVTLPLSAQENSDACVA comes from the coding sequence ATGGACGCCGCCACGCTCGCCACCGACCCGACGCTTCCCGCCGCAGGCGGCCCCGCGGAGGTGCGCGCGGAGCCCGGCCGCGGCGGGCCGCTGGGCCTGTCGTGGCGCGAGTGGCTGCTGGTGCTGGCGTTCTGGACGGCGGTGGGGGTGCTGGAATCGGTCAAGACGTACTTCTCGCCCTCCATCGTCGACGAGGGGCGCAACTGGCTGCGGCTACTCGCCGCGAACGTGCCGTGGTGGCACGTGTGGGCGCTCTTCACCCCGCTGGTGTTCCTGCACGCGCGCCTCTTCCCGCTCACCTCCGGGCGCCTGGTGAGGAGCGCCCTGCTGCACTTCGCCTGCGCCGTCCCCATCGCGCTGGTGCACATCGTGGCGGGCACCGGCGCGTGGTGGCTCGTGGTCGGCCGCCACGCCTCCGAGGGCACCTTCCGCGGCACCCTGGAGCAGATCGCGTCCGGGTACCTGATCTCCGACGTGATGGTCTACTGGGCCATCGTGGGCGCGTACACCGCCCTCGACTACCGCCGCCGCTACCGCGAGCGCGAGCTGGAGGCGGCGCGGCTGGCCGTGCGCGCCGCGCGGCTCGAGGCCTCGGTCACCGAGGCGCGGCTCAGCGCACTCCGGATGGAGCTCAACCCGCACTTCCTCTTCAACACGCTGAACTCGGTGGCCGGGCTGGTGCGGCGGCGCGAGAACGACCAGGCCGTGGGCGTGCTGGCCACGCTCGGCGAGCTGCTGCGCATTACCCTGGGGCAGCGCGAGCAGGAGGTGCCGCTGGAGCTGGAGCTCGACTTCCTGCGGCGCTACCTGGAGATCGAGCGCGTGCGCTTCCACGACCGGCTGACGGTGGAGGTGGACGTGCCCGCGCCGCTCCTGCACCACCCCGTTCCCTCGCTGGTGCTGCAGCCGCTGGTGGAGAACGCCGTCCGCCACGGCATCGCCCTCCAGCCCGGCCCGGGGCGGCTGGCGATCCGCGCCGCGCGGCGGGGCGGCGAGCTGGTGCTGGAGGTGAGCGACACCGGCCCCGGCCCCGGCGCCGTGGTGCGCGGCGGCGGCGTGGGGCTCAAGAACACCCGCGAGCGCCTGACGCGCCTCTACGGCGAGCGTGCCGCGCTCAGGCTGGAGGCCGCGCCGGGCGGCGGCACCCGCGCCGTGGTCACGCTCCCGCTTTCCGCCCAGGAGAATTCCGATGCCTGCGTCGCCTGA